In Clostridium omnivorum, the DNA window GAGGACAATTAAATGGTTTTACTTGCAATAGAAATACTACTTGTAGCCATTATAGCCGGAGTATTCGGATCAATTCTTGGTCTAGGAGGTGGAATAATAATTACACCAGCATTAACATTATTATTTGGTATAGATATAAAATATGCCATTGGAGCTAGTATTGTTTCAGTAATTGCAACTTCCAGTGGTGCTGCGGTAGCCTATGTGAGAGATAAGATAACCAATATAAGAATTGGAATGTTTCTTGAAATAGCAACTACTATAGGAGCTATTACTGGTGCATTTATTAGCGGGTTAATTGATTCAAAATATTTATATGTTATTTTTGGTGTTCTACTATTATACTCAGCTATAGCTATGTTAAAAAAGAAAGGACAAGAACTTCCTCAGGATGTAGAGGCTCACCCTTTAGCTGAGAAATTAAAATTAAATGGTGAGTATTATGATAAAGTCTTAGATAAAAAGATAACTTATAATGTAGCTGGTGTATATGGAGGCTTCGGAATGATGTATGGAGCAGGCGTTATTTCAGGTCTTTTAGGAATAGGAAGTGGAATTTTTAAGGTAATGGCAATGGATCTTTTTATGAAGCTTCCGCTAAAGGTATCAAGTGCAACAAGTAACTTTATGATAGGTGTAACTGCAGCTGCCAGTGCAGGGGTATATCTTTTAAGAGGGGATATTGATCCTAAAATAGCAGCTCCAGTTGCATTAGGAGTTCTCATAGGTGCTGCTATAGGAACAAAAATCATGCAAAACTTAAAAAGTAAAACTATAAGAATGATATTCATACCTGTGCTTGCATATGTTTCTATTCAAATGATTGTTAAAGGCATATTGCAGTAATTTGTGCATTATAGGAGGTTTTAAAATGGCTGAAAAAAGTAAAATAGGAGAAATGGAGATTATAATAAGCAAGTTCCTTAGAGCAGGGGTATTTTTAAGCGCAGCAATAGTAGGTATTGGATTAGTTAAGTTTTTAGTTACCGGCAACAGTGGATATCCAATTAATTATTTTCCTACGACAATAAAAGAAATACTAATAGGTTTTATTGGCCTTAAGTCCTATGCAATAATTTTAACAGGACTCATTGTGCTTATACTTACGCCAGTTTTTAGAGTTGGTGTGTCAATATTGGTATTTATAAAAGAAGGTGACTACCTGTACGTAAAAATAACCTCTTTAGTATTTATAATTCTTTTGATAAGTTTTATGTTAGGGAAAGTTGAATAAACTTAGATTTTCATCTAGATTGCTTCAAATAAACTGACAGACATTGCTTTTTTTATTATATTTTCTTATACTTAATATCAGTGTACTTCTTAATAACTATATATATTTTGCCTATTATAAATAGTCAAAGTAACTAGCAGAAGTAAAATTAACGGTTGAGAGGAGATTGACTTAATTATGGGCAAGGCATTAGTGCTTGCTGAAAAACCTTCAGTAGGAAGGGAATTAGGCAGAGTTTTAAAATGTAATAAAAAAGCAAATGGATATTTAGAAGGGGAAAAATATATTGTAACTTGGGCTTTAGGGCATTTGGTTACACTTGCTGATCCAGAAATTTATGATGATAAATATAAAAGCTGGAAGATGGAGGATTTACCTATGCTTCCAAAGCCGCTAAAACTTGTTGTTATAAAGCAAAGCGGCAAACAGTTTAACATAGTTAAAGAGCAATTAAATAGGAAAGATGTTACAGAGATTGTAATAGCTACAGATGCTGGTCGTGAGGGAGAACTTGTGGCTCGCTGGATACTAGAGAAGGCTAGAGTTAATAAGCCAATGAAAAGGCTTTGGATATCTTCTCAAACAGATAAAGCTATACTTGAAGGTTTTAGAAATTTAAAGCCTGCAGCTCAATACGATAATTTATATAAAGCTGCAGCTTGTAGATCAGAAGCTGATTGGGTGGTGGGCTTAAATATTACGAGAGCTTTAACTTGTAAGCATAATGCTCAGTTAACTGCTGGACGTGTACAGTCCGCAACCTTGGCAATGATAGTTAATCGTGAAGAAGAGATAAGAAATTTTAAGCCAAAAGACTATTATGTAATAAATGCAAAGGCTAAGGGATTTACTCTTCAATGGAGAGATAAAAATAATAATAGCAGCATTTTTGAGGAAGATAAAGTTAATAAAATTCTTGCTGCTGTTAAGGGAAAAGAAGCTAATGTAGTTGATGTTACTGAAAGTGCTAAAAAGCAATATGCTCCAGCTCTTTATGATTTAACAGAGTTACAGAGAGACGCTAATAGAATTTTTGGATATTCAGCTAAGCAAACACTATCTATAATGCAAAGATTATACGAAAACTATAAGGTATTAACTTATCCTAGAACAGATTCAAGATATATTTCTAGTGATATTGTTGCAACTTTACCAGAACGATTAAAGGCAATTTCTATAGGCAGCTATAGAGCTTGTGCAACAGAAATATTAAATGGTAAGATACATGCCAATAAAAGCTTTGTTGATGATAGCAAAGTAAGTGATCACCATGCTATCATTCCAACTGAGGAAAGAGGAAATATAGCTCTTTTGAGCAGTGAAGAAAGACATATTTATGATTTAGTAGTTAAAAGATTCTTGTCTGTTATGCTGCCACCTTATGAATACTTACAAACTACCATCACTGTAGATATAAATGGCGAAAGCTTTGTGGCTAAAGGAAACGTAATTAAGTCTAAGGGATGGAAAAAGGTATATGACAGAGAAGATGATTTAGCTGAGGATGAAGATGAAAAGGATAATCAGGTATTACCTCAGATTAAAAAGGGTGAAAAATTGAGTGTAGCTTCTGTTGAAAGTAAAAAGCTTAAAACAAAAGCACCTGCAAGATTTAATGAAGGTACTCTTCTTTCGGCTATGGAAAAACCTCATAAATATGTAGCTGTAGATAAGCTCTCAGCTAAAACTCTTGGTGAAACTGGTGGTATAGGAACAGTTGCCACAAGAGCAGATATTATTGAAAAACTATTTAACATGTTTTATATAGAAAAGAACGGTAAAGAAATTGTTCCAACAGGAAAAGGTAAGCAACTTATTGAGTTAGTTCCAGAAGAATTAAAATCACCTTTAATGACAGCTAAATGGGAGCTTGAATTAGAGCAAATCAGCAAAGGTAAAAAGGATCCAAGAGTATTTACTGAAGAAATGAGAAAGTATGCTGCTGAGCTAGTTCAAGAGGTTAAGGGAAGTACAGATAAATTCAAGCATGACAATCTATCAGGAAACAAGTGCCCTGAGTGCGGAAAATATATGCTTGAAGTAAAGGGTAAAAACGGAAGGATGCTTGTATGTCAAGATAGAGAATGTGGTCACAGAGAGAATTTAGGCAGACTTACCAATGCTCGTTGTCCTGAATGTCATAAGAAGTTAGAGCTTAGAGGACATGGAGAAGGACAAATTTATGTATGCCTGAATACTAACTGCAACTTTAGAGAAAAGGCTTCATCTTTTAGCAAGAGATTTAAAGATAATGAGAGCAAATCAAATAAAAAAGATGTTCAAAATTATATGAAGAAAATGAAACAAGAAAATGAAGCTCCAATGAATTCAGCATTAGCAGAAGCGTTAGCAAAATTAAATTTAAAATAATAAAGATGGTATACATAGCATATAAATACTGTGTATACCATTTTCTTTTTTCTAAAATAACTTAAAATGTTACTTCTTTAAATAATCAGGTTTTGGCATAATATATAAACGCGGATCTTGGAGATAATCCTGAACTAGTCTTAAAGCTTCACCAAATCTTTGATAGTGTACTACTTCTCTTTCTCTAAGGAATTTTAATGGTTCAATAACATCAGGGTCATCTGCCATATTAATTAAGTATTCATAGGTAGCTCTAGCCTTTTGCTCAGCTGCTAAATCTTCAGTAAGATCTACAATTGGATTACCTTTTGATTGAATATAAGCAGCACTAAATGGAACTCCGTCGCCATTAACTGGATATATTGCTTTATCGTGATCAGCATAGAAACCGCCCATTCCAGCAGCTTCAATTTCTTCTACACTAGCTCCTTGAACTAGTTGATGTACTATAGCTCCAACTATTTCAAGATGTGCTAGTTCTTCTGTACCTATATCATTTAATGTTGCAATAGCTTGTGGGGTAACCATAGAGAATCTTTGACTTAAATATCTTAGTGAAGCTGCTAGCTCTCCGTCAGGTCCTCCATATTGAGTAATTATTACTTTTGCCATCTTAGGATTTGGGTTTTTAATTTTTACTGGATATTCCAGTTTTTTTTCATATAACCACATATACTACTACTCCTCCTAGCGAATTCTAAAATTGGCTTCATATTCCCAAGGCCAAGGTTCATTTATCCATTGAAAAGGATAAGCACTGCAGGAGCCCTCAACTAATGGACCATAATGCTTTTCATATTTTTCTTTTAACATTTTGCATTGCATAACTGCAGAATTGTGTTTAGCAAGAGCATTACGATCGGTTGGATGAGTATCTAGATATAGATGGAGGTCCTCAATCATAAAATCCAGTGCTGTTATTTGTTCTAAGAGTTCAAATTTATTACTATCCATTACTATAAAGCACCTCCTACTCTTCTTCTCTTAATACTTTGTGCTTTTTATCTTTCTTTTCATATGGACTATATAGTTCAGGGAAAATTGTTCCTTTTTTTAGTCCTTCAATAGGGGAAAAGATAGTACACATTTTTTGATAGGGAACATAAGCAGCTGCAAGACGTACATTTCTAATAACTAGTTCTTGTGGTATACATTGACCCATGCCATCGCAATTCATGTCGTTCATTTCATAATTAGGTTTGCTGATTTTAGCCATTTGTGTATTAATCCTCCTTGATTGTTGCTTACACAATAACAGTATATTCCTCAGCATAAACTTTGCTACTATTTAATTACAAAAGGAAAAAGGCAGATTTTTTAAAATCTACCTTTCATTATTAAAGGAAATAGTATGATAAAAACTATATATAATTTTTTCTCTACTTATTAAATTTAGTTTTTATAGTTGCCCAATAATTTGAATCCTCAAGACCTAATCTCCAAATTGCTATACCAGATAAATTTGAATTATTAACTAAGTCTAGTTTATACGCAAGGCTTGTACCATTTTCAAACCAAACGGTGTGCTGAATACTTGAGTTATCTGTATAGCTAAAGTATGGGCATTGAGAAACAGGATCCCATTGTATTTGTACACCATAGGTTGCTGCTAAATTATTACACTGAGAAATACTGTAAGCTTTTGTGCCATTTGAAGACCAATCGTATCCATAAGCTGCCGTACCAAGTAGTATTTTTTCTTTAGGTACTACAGTTACAGCATAATTAATAACATTTTGAACCCAGCCAATTGAAGCTATAGGTCCAGGAGCTCCGCCTGGATAGTGCTCATCGTAGGTCATAAGCACAAGCT includes these proteins:
- a CDS encoding sulfite exporter TauE/SafE family protein, with product MVLLAIEILLVAIIAGVFGSILGLGGGIIITPALTLLFGIDIKYAIGASIVSVIATSSGAAVAYVRDKITNIRIGMFLEIATTIGAITGAFISGLIDSKYLYVIFGVLLLYSAIAMLKKKGQELPQDVEAHPLAEKLKLNGEYYDKVLDKKITYNVAGVYGGFGMMYGAGVISGLLGIGSGIFKVMAMDLFMKLPLKVSSATSNFMIGVTAAASAGVYLLRGDIDPKIAAPVALGVLIGAAIGTKIMQNLKSKTIRMIFIPVLAYVSIQMIVKGILQ
- a CDS encoding DUF1634 domain-containing protein gives rise to the protein MAEKSKIGEMEIIISKFLRAGVFLSAAIVGIGLVKFLVTGNSGYPINYFPTTIKEILIGFIGLKSYAIILTGLIVLILTPVFRVGVSILVFIKEGDYLYVKITSLVFIILLISFMLGKVE
- a CDS encoding DNA topoisomerase III, whose product is MGKALVLAEKPSVGRELGRVLKCNKKANGYLEGEKYIVTWALGHLVTLADPEIYDDKYKSWKMEDLPMLPKPLKLVVIKQSGKQFNIVKEQLNRKDVTEIVIATDAGREGELVARWILEKARVNKPMKRLWISSQTDKAILEGFRNLKPAAQYDNLYKAAACRSEADWVVGLNITRALTCKHNAQLTAGRVQSATLAMIVNREEEIRNFKPKDYYVINAKAKGFTLQWRDKNNNSSIFEEDKVNKILAAVKGKEANVVDVTESAKKQYAPALYDLTELQRDANRIFGYSAKQTLSIMQRLYENYKVLTYPRTDSRYISSDIVATLPERLKAISIGSYRACATEILNGKIHANKSFVDDSKVSDHHAIIPTEERGNIALLSSEERHIYDLVVKRFLSVMLPPYEYLQTTITVDINGESFVAKGNVIKSKGWKKVYDREDDLAEDEDEKDNQVLPQIKKGEKLSVASVESKKLKTKAPARFNEGTLLSAMEKPHKYVAVDKLSAKTLGETGGIGTVATRADIIEKLFNMFYIEKNGKEIVPTGKGKQLIELVPEELKSPLMTAKWELELEQISKGKKDPRVFTEEMRKYAAELVQEVKGSTDKFKHDNLSGNKCPECGKYMLEVKGKNGRMLVCQDRECGHRENLGRLTNARCPECHKKLELRGHGEGQIYVCLNTNCNFREKASSFSKRFKDNESKSNKKDVQNYMKKMKQENEAPMNSALAEALAKLNLK
- a CDS encoding manganese catalase family protein translates to MWLYEKKLEYPVKIKNPNPKMAKVIITQYGGPDGELAASLRYLSQRFSMVTPQAIATLNDIGTEELAHLEIVGAIVHQLVQGASVEEIEAAGMGGFYADHDKAIYPVNGDGVPFSAAYIQSKGNPIVDLTEDLAAEQKARATYEYLINMADDPDVIEPLKFLREREVVHYQRFGEALRLVQDYLQDPRLYIMPKPDYLKK
- a CDS encoding spore coat protein CotJB, which translates into the protein MDSNKFELLEQITALDFMIEDLHLYLDTHPTDRNALAKHNSAVMQCKMLKEKYEKHYGPLVEGSCSAYPFQWINEPWPWEYEANFRIR
- a CDS encoding spore coat associated protein CotJA gives rise to the protein MAKISKPNYEMNDMNCDGMGQCIPQELVIRNVRLAAAYVPYQKMCTIFSPIEGLKKGTIFPELYSPYEKKDKKHKVLREEE